The following nucleotide sequence is from Brachyspira suanatina.
ATTCCAGCCGGTGCGGGATGTGCTATAGTAGATAAAGGATATGCTAGAAGATATAATGATTTAGTCTCTAATAATGGAAAAGATATACTTAATATAGAGCTTATGCAGTATTTAGCTATAGGCAGACATATAAGAATGAATAAAAATGTTAAGCTTTTACTTGGAAGAAATGAAAAAGAAAATGATGCTTTGGAGAAAAGAAAAAGAATAAACTGCATAGTATTAAGACCTAATTATAATAGAGGACCTTTTGGCTATTTAGAAATATACGATGATAAATCAGAAAATATTTATAATGATATAATATATAAATCTGCTATGATAATGGGATATTTTTCAAAAGAAGAAAAGGACACTCTATCAATAACCGCATCATATTATAATGATTCTGATAATAAAGAATACAAAAGCGAGATAATAGAAATAAATAATAAAGAATCTAAAAATACAAAATTTGAACAAATAGTTTAAAATAATAATACCCTTCTAAATTTTCATTTAAAAGGGCATCACTATAACTTTTAGGATATTTTTATTTAACTTACTTTCTTATCGGAATAAATGTAACTATCTTTATATGCTGGAATCTTTTTTATTTCAGCCAAAGCCTTTTGAGCTTCTTCTCTAGTTTCATATCTGCCTACTTTTAACTTATACATCATTTTTCCATCAGACATAGTTTCTTCTTTAATAAAAGCTTTTGGGAATTTAGCTTTTAAACTATCTCTAGCAGAATAAGTATTATCTTTGTCATAACCTACAGCAACCTGTATAAAGTATATAGAATCTGCTGAAGAACTTCTAGTATAAGGAACAGTACTCTTTTTAGTAGTAGTAGTTGTTGTCTTAACAGGAGCTATACTAGCCATTTGCTGAGGAGGAGTATAAGTAGTATTAGGTGCTAATCCAGCTGTATCTTTTTCTTTGATATTCTCATTGATAGCATCTAATTCAGAAGCCAAATTCTGAGTATATTCATTGTATCTGTCTGCTGAAGTATTGCCTTCCCTAATAATGCTATTATTATTAACTGCAGCATCATATTCGCTTAATGCTGTAATATCATTATTAGGCATATCTGCACTGCTTACTTCTGTTGCCGCCATATTTTCGCTGTCCTGAGCATTTCTCATTAAAGCTGCAATAGAATCATCAGTATTATTTGCATGAACAGGTTTTGAACCGCCTAAATGAAAACCTAATACAAATATAAATAAAATTAAAGCAACAGAACTGATAGAAAATATCAATAATCTTATAGGGGTAAAATTAACTATATAAAGAGTTTTTTTTCTGCCAATATTGTGATTAATAGAAGCGCCTTTTTCTTCCATGTTTGGATTTTGATTTAACTCCATAATACCTTCCTAATTTTTTAGAGATCATAATTAAGTTATTATAATCTTTCATGTTGTTTATTAGAATATCGGCATCGAATCTATTATTTTTAACATCTCTTTGCATTTTTAATCTTTTTCTTGCTTCAGTTTCTGAAATATTTCTAGTTTTTCTCATTCTTTTGATAATATCAGAAGTTTTTGCATTTACATATATCAAGCTGCTGCATATAGAAGGTATTTTACTTCTCATAATGAGAGCTGCCTCTATAACAACATCTTTATCTGTACTATCAACCATTTCTTTTACTTTATTTTCTATATAGGGATAATTAAGTTCCTGAAGTCTTTTTAATTTTTTGGCATTACAAAATACTATATCACCTAGTTTTTTTCTGTCTATATTATTATTTTCATCTAATATAGATGATGAAAATTCTTTTACTATATTATCTTTATTTTCGATCAAAGCCTTATGCCCTATCAAATCGGCATCAATATATAATGCATTCATTTCCTTAGCAAGCATCTTAGAAAATGAACTTTTTCCGGAGCATATTAGTCCATATACTCCTACAATATTTCTTTTCATATTTTTTTAACTATTTAAAATTAATTAACAGCATTAGTATTAGTGCTTTGAACTGTATTTGTTATATAAGGCATTACTATTTGATTTAAATTAACTTTATTCAAAAGTCTCCCGTCTATAAGTTTAGCCAAAGAAACATTTTCATCTGCTGTTATAACCTTTATCATACCTATAGCATTATTATAACCTCTAGTAGATAAATCAGTTCTAGGAGCTGATGTATCATAAAGAATCAAATTCATATTATTAGTTACACCCTGCATTCTTCCGGCATTTATGTATATATTATCATTATGAATCTTTATAACTTTTGAATAGAAAGGAATACTATTGTTTACAACTCTTCCTGCCATAACAGCAGCACCCATTACCTTTTCCCTGCCTCTAGTCATAACAGTAAAATTAGTAACGACTTTCTCACTCTTAACATCTACTAAATCAAGCATAATAGTAAAAGTATCATTATTCTGAAAAGCAGAACCTCTTAAAAAATAATCAACATTTCTGCTATTAAGTTCTCTATATAAATCTATTGTATCATAATAGTTTGTATACATCTCTAATACTTTAAATCTTCCGAATTGAGGAAGCACATAAGCTAATGTCTGATATAAAGATGTATTCAAAAATAAAGGACTATCTTTCTGTGCTGTAATAGTATCTGTTATAGCAACTGTAAATCCAGGAGTTTCAACATTATACTGCTCTATTCCCCAAGATTTTGACACTATATTTTTGTCTAATTTTCTTTTATAACTATCATATTTATATATAATAGATTTTTCTTCCGGATTAACATTTCTTGCTATTTCTAATTCCTCTAAAGATTTCTCTTCCAATCCCATTCTTCTGTAAACATCTGAAAGCATTAATCTAGCATAAGTATTAGCAGGATTTAATTTTAACATATGCTTTAAATATGCCTGAGCTCTTATATTATCTGCAAGTCTTGTATAATAAGAAGCTAAATTTCCATAGTATAAGGCAGCTCTGTCTCTCTCATAATCAGGAGTAGGATTTGTATGAAGCAATACTCTTTCATAAGCAAGTCTTCCAAGTTCATCATCAGGCTTAGTTCTAAGATAATTTATATATGCATTTTTAGCACGTACATAATTATCAGCTCCCTCATAAACATTTCCTATATAATAATATTTGGAATTATTTTTAAATCCTGTATCAGGCATATATTCTAATATAGCTATTGCCTCATCATATTTTCCTAAAGAAATAAATACATTAGCTTTCAATATATTAGCATCATTATAATTGGTATAGTAAAATAAAGCATTATTAATTTCATCTAAAGATTTAT
It contains:
- a CDS encoding SPOR domain-containing protein, coding for MELNQNPNMEEKGASINHNIGRKKTLYIVNFTPIRLLIFSISSVALILFIFVLGFHLGGSKPVHANNTDDSIAALMRNAQDSENMAATEVSSADMPNNDITALSEYDAAVNNNSIIREGNTSADRYNEYTQNLASELDAINENIKEKDTAGLAPNTTYTPPQQMASIAPVKTTTTTTKKSTVPYTRSSSADSIYFIQVAVGYDKDNTYSARDSLKAKFPKAFIKEETMSDGKMMYKLKVGRYETREEAQKALAEIKKIPAYKDSYIYSDKKVS
- the coaE gene encoding dephospho-CoA kinase (Dephospho-CoA kinase (CoaE) performs the final step in coenzyme A biosynthesis.), giving the protein MKRNIVGVYGLICSGKSSFSKMLAKEMNALYIDADLIGHKALIENKDNIVKEFSSSILDENNNIDRKKLGDIVFCNAKKLKRLQELNYPYIENKVKEMVDSTDKDVVIEAALIMRSKIPSICSSLIYVNAKTSDIIKRMRKTRNISETEARKRLKMQRDVKNNRFDADILINNMKDYNNLIMISKKLGRYYGVKSKSKHGRKRRFY
- a CDS encoding tetratricopeptide repeat protein, whose protein sequence is MKKNIFKKRLLLSLFIFQIFTFHAFAQNTMENALKLYNERNYESSIRILESLNVKPSNLDSYLLLIDNYIKLNNFAMVETLIADAERYHSRNYRLLERKLIMELINNRNSEARTTVNDIKRLDSKNYIANYSEGVLSERAGYYQTAMNMYERARVIDRVRPEATVSLAYLHLANGDNSVALSLFNENMTNNPRMAESYYHLANYYYLNKEYNKSLDEINNALFYYTNYNDANILKANVFISLGKYDEAIAILEYMPDTGFKNNSKYYYIGNVYEGADNYVRAKNAYINYLRTKPDDELGRLAYERVLLHTNPTPDYERDRAALYYGNLASYYTRLADNIRAQAYLKHMLKLNPANTYARLMLSDVYRRMGLEEKSLEELEIARNVNPEEKSIIYKYDSYKRKLDKNIVSKSWGIEQYNVETPGFTVAITDTITAQKDSPLFLNTSLYQTLAYVLPQFGRFKVLEMYTNYYDTIDLYRELNSRNVDYFLRGSAFQNNDTFTIMLDLVDVKSEKVVTNFTVMTRGREKVMGAAVMAGRVVNNSIPFYSKVIKIHNDNIYINAGRMQGVTNNMNLILYDTSAPRTDLSTRGYNNAIGMIKVITADENVSLAKLIDGRLLNKVNLNQIVMPYITNTVQSTNTNAVN